From Anopheles arabiensis isolate DONGOLA chromosome 3, AaraD3, whole genome shotgun sequence, a single genomic window includes:
- the LOC120900587 gene encoding myosin heavy chain, muscle isoform X8, with protein sequence MPKPPVQVGEDPDPTEFLFVSLEQKRIDQSKPYDSKKACWVPEEKEGYVLGEIKATKGELVTVALPGGETKDFKKDLVSQVNPPKYEKCEDMSNLTYLNDASVLHNLRQRYYAKLIYTYSGLFCVVINPYKRYPLYTNRCAKMYRGKRRNEVPPHLFAVSDGAYVNMLTNHENQSMLITGESGAGKTENTKKVIAYFATIGASGKKDENAEKKGSLEDQVVQTNPVLEAFGNAKTVRNDNSSRFGKFIRIHFTGSGKLAGADIETYLLEKARVISQQTLERSYHIFYQIMSGSVKGLKEKCFLSNDVYDYMIIAQGKTTIPNVDDGEEMGLTDEAFNVLGFTQEEKDNIYRITSAVMHMGRMQFKQKGREEQAEADGTEDGDRVAKLLGVGTDDLYKNLLKPRIKVGNEFVTKGQNKDQVTNSVGALCKGIFDRLFKWLVKKCNETLDTKQKRAQFIGVLDIAGFEIFDFNGFEQLCINFTNEKLQQFFNHHMFVLEQEEYKKEGINWAFIDFGMDLLACVELIEKPMGILSILEEESMFPKATDQTFAEKLMTNHLGKSAPFMKPRPPKPGIPAGHFAIGHYAGVVSYNITGWLEKNKDPLNDTVVDQFKKGSNALMVEIFADHPGQSADPAAAKGGRGKKGAGFATVSSSYKEQLNNLMTTLKSTQPHFVRCIIPNEMKTAGVVDAHLVMHQLTCNGVLEGIRICRKGFPNRMMYPDFKLRYLILAPAAMQAETEGKKAAEKCFEAIGLDPDSYRIGHTKVFFRAGVLGQMEEFRDERLSKIMSWMQAWCRGYLSRKEFKKMQEQRVSLEIVQRNLRKYLKLRTWAWWKLWQKVKPLLNVSRVEDQIAKLEEKATKAQEAYEKEEKLRKELEALNSKLLAEKTALLDSLSGEKGALQEYQEKAAKLTAQKNDLENQLRDTQERLAQEEDARNQLFQTKKKLEQEIGSQKKDAEDLELQIQKIEQDKASKDHQIRNLNDEIAHQDELINKLNKEKKMQGEVNQKTAEELQAAEDKVNHLNKVKAKLEQTLDELEDSLEREKKLRGDVEKAKRKVEGDLKLTQEAVADLERNKKELEQTVLRKDKEISALSAKLEDEQSLVGKLQKQIKELQARIEELEEEVEAERQARAKAEKQRADLARELEELGERLEEAGGATSAQIELNKKREAELAKLRRDLEEANIQHEGTLANLRKKHNDAVAEMAEQVDQLNKLKTKAEHDRANMYNELNNTRTACDQLSREKAAQEKIAKQLQHTLNEVQSKLDETNRTLNDFDASKKKLSIENSDLLRQLEDAESQVSQLSKIKISLTQQLEDTKRLADEEARERATLLGKFRNLEHDLDNLREQVEEEAEGKGDIQRQLSKANAEAQLWRSKYESEGVARAEELEEAKRKLQARLAEAEETIESLNQKCIALEKTKQRLATEVEDLQLEVDRASSIANAAEKKQKAFDKIIGEWKLKVDDLAAELDASQKECRNYSTELFRLKGAYEEGQEQLEAVRRENKNLADEVKDLLDQIGEGGRNIHEIEKSRKRLEAEKDELQAALEEAEAALEQEENKVLRAQLELSQVRQEIDRRIQEKEEEFENTRKNHQRALDSMQASLEAEAKGKAEALRMKKKLEADINELEIALDHANKANAEAQKNIKRYQQQLKDVQSALEEEQRARDDAREQLGISERRANALQNELEESRTLLEQADRGRRQAEQELSDAHEQLNEVSAQNASIAAAKRKLESELQTLHSDLDELLNEAKNSEEKAKKAMVDAARLADELRAEQDHAQTQEKLRKALEQQIKELQVRLDEAESNALKGGKKAIQKLEQRVRELESELDSEQRRHADAQKNLRKSERRIKELTFQSEEDRKNHERMQDLVDKLQQKIKTYKRQIEEAEEIAALNLAKFRKAQQELEEAEERADIAEQAATKFRTKGGRAGSVQRGASPAPQRQPSAMPALAGLNLPTFDDHGF encoded by the exons ATGCCGAAGCCACCAGTTCAGGTCGGAGAGGATCCCGATCCAACTGAGTTCCTTTTCGTCTCGCTCGAGCAGAAGCGTATCGATCAGAGCAAGCCGTACGATTCCAAGAAGGCTTGCTGGGTTCCGGAAGAGAAGGAGGGCTATGTGTTGGGTGAAATCAAGGCCACCAAGGGTGAGCTGGTCACCGTTGCCCTGCCCGGTGGTGAG ACCAAGGACTTCAAGAAGGACTTGGTGTCCCAGGTCAACCCACCGAAATACGAGAAATGCGAGGATATGTCCAACTTGACATATCTTAACGATGCCTCTGTACTCCATAACTTGAGACAGAGATACTACGCTAAGCTTATCTAC ACCTACTCGGGCTTGTTCTGCGTTGTCATCAACCCGTACAAGCGTTACCCGCTGTATACCAACCGTTGCGCCAAGATGTACCGTGGCAAGCGCCGTAATGAAGTGCCGCCGCATCTGTTCGCCGTCTCTGACGGTGCCTACGTCAACATGTTGACGAACCACGAGAACCAGTCTATGCTGATTACCGGTGAATCTGGTGCCGGAAAGACTGAGAACACCAAGAAGGTCATTGCGTACTTCGCCACCATTGGCGCTTCGGGCAAGAAGGACGAAAACGCCGAGAAGAAGGGCTCGCTGGAAGATCAGGTCGTCCAGACTAACCCCGTACTTGAGGCCTTCGGTAACGCCAAGACCGTCCGTAACGATAACTCGTCTCGTTTC GGTAAGTTCATCCGTATCCACTTCACTGGAAGCGGTAAGCTGGCTGGTGCCGATATTGAGACATACCTGCTGGAGAAGGCCCGTGTCATCTCGCAGCAGACTCTGGAGCGCTCGTACCACATCTTCTACCAGATTATGTCTGGATCCGTCAAGGGATTGAAAG AGAAATGTTTCCTCAGTAACGACGTTTACGATTACATGATCATTGCACAAGGCAAGACCACCATTCCAAATGTCGACGATGGAGAGGAAATGGGTCTAACTGAT GAAGCCTTCAACGTTCTGGGTTTCACTCAGGAGGAGAAGGACAACATCTACCGTATCACCTCCGCTGTCATGCACATGGGTCGTATGCAGTTCAAGCAGAAGGGTCGCGAAGAGCAGGCTGAGGCTGACGGTACCGAGGATGGTGACCGTGTTGCTAAGCTGCTCGGTGTCGGCACTGACGATCTGTACAAGAATCTGCTGAAGCCACGTATTAAGGTCGGTAACGAGTTCGTCACCAAGGGTCAGAACAAGGACCAGGTCACCAACTCGGTCGGTGCCCTTTGCAAGGGTATCTTCGATCGTCTCTTCAAGTGGCTGGTCAAGAAGTGTAACGAGACTCTGGACACCAAGCAGAAGCGCGCTCAGTTCATTGGTGTGCTGGATATTGCAGGTTTCGAAATCTTCGAC TTCAACGGTTTCGAGCAGCTCTGTATTAACTTCACCAATGAGAAGCTGCAGCAGTTCTTCAACCACCACATGTTTGTACTGGAGCAGGAAGAATACAAGAAAGAGGGTATCAACTGGGCCTTCATCGATTTCGGTATGGACTTGCTGGCCTGTGTCGAGCTGATCGAAAAG CCCATGGGTATCCTGTCGATTCTTGAGGAAGAGTCTATGTTCCCGAAGGCCACTGATCAGACCTTCGCTGAGAAGCTGATGACGAACCATCTCGGCAAGTCGGCTCCGTTCATGAAGCCGCGCCCACCGAAGCCAGGCATCCCGGCCGGTCACTTCGCCATTGGTCACTACGCTGGTGTTGTGTCGTACAACATCACTGGATGGCTTGAGAAGAACAAGGATCCGCTGAACGACACTGTCGTCGACCAGTTCAAGAAGGGTAGCAACGCCCTGATGGTTGAGATCTTCGCTGATCACCCAGGCCAGTCGGCTGATCCGGCCGCCGCCAAGGGAGGTCGTGGCAAGAAGGGTGCTGGTTTCGCCACTGTCTCGTCCTCGTACAAGGAACAGCTGAACAACCTGATGACGACGCTGAAGTCTACTCAGCCTCACTTCGTCCGTTGTATCATTCCCAACGAAATGAAGACGGCCGGTGTCGTTGATGCTCACTTGGTCATGCACCAGCTGACTTGTAACGGTGTACTTGAAGGTATCCGTATTTGCCGTAAGGGCTTCCCTAACCGCATGATGTACCCTGACTTCAAGCTACG TTATCTGATCTTGGCCCCAGCAGCCATGCAGGCTGAGACTGAGGGCAAGAAGGCTGCCGAGAAGTGCTTCGAAGCTATCGGTCTGGACCCCGACTCCTACcgtattggtcacaccaag GTGTTCTTCCGTGCCGGTGTCCTGGGTCAGATGGAGGAGTTCCGTGATGAGCGTCTCAGCAAGATCATGTCCTGGATGCAGGCTTGGTGCCGCGGTTACCTGTCGCGTAAGGAGTTCAAGAAGATGCAGGAGCAGCGCGTCTCCCTGGAGATCGTCCAGCGCAATCTGCGCAAGTACCTGAAGCTGCGTACCTGGGCCTGGTGGAAGCTGTGGCAGAAGGTCAAGCCTCTGCTTAACGTCTCCCGTGTTGAGGACCAGATTGCT AAACTAGAAGAGAAGGCCACCAAGGCTCAGGAGGCCTATGAGAAGGAAGAGAAGCTGCGCAAGGAGCTGGAGGCCCTCAACAGCAAGCTGCTGGCTGAGAAGACCGCTCTCTTGGACTCGCTGTCCGGTGAGAAGGGTGCTCTCCAGGAATACCAGGAGAAGGCCGCCAAGCTGACCGCCCAGAAGAACGACCTGGAGAACCAGCTGCGC GACACCCAGGAGCGCCTGGCCCAGGAAGAGGATGCCCGCAACCAGCTCTTCCAGACCAAGAAGAAGTTGGAGCAGGAAATCGGCAGCCAGAAGAAGGATGCTGAGGACCTGGAACTGCAGATCCAGAAGATTGAGCAGGACAAGGCCTCGAAGGATCACCAGATCCGCAACTTGAATGATGAGATCGCCCACCAGGATGAGCTCATCAACAAGCTGAACAAGGAGAAGAAGATGCAGGGTGAGGTCAACCAGAAGACCGCCGAAGAGCTGCAGGCCGCCGAAGACAAGGTGAACCACCTGAACAAGGTAAAGGCCAAGCTGGAGCAGACTCTGGATGAGCTGGAGGACTCGCTTGAGCGCGAGAAGAAGCTGCGCGGTGACGTCGAGAAGGCTAAGCGCAAGGTTGAGGGTGACCTCAAGCTGACCCAGGAGGCTGTTGCCGATCTGGAGCGCAACAAGAAGGAGCTGGAGCAGACCGTCCTGCGCAAGGATAAGGAGATCTCCGCCCTGTCTGCCAAGCTGGAAGACGAGCAGTCGCTGGTTGGCAAGCTGCAGAAGCAGATCAAGGAACTGCAGGCTCGCATTGAGGAGCTCGAGGAGGAAGTCGAGGCCGAGCGTCAGGCCCGCGCCAAGGCTGAGAAGCAGCGTGCTGATCTGGCCCGCGAGCTCGAGGAGCTGGGCGAGCGTCTGGAGGAGGCTGGCGGTGCCACCTCGGCCCAGATTGAGCTGAACAAGAAGCGTGAGGCTGAGCTGGCTAAGCTGCGCCGCGATCTGGAGGAAGCCAACATCCAGCATGAGGGCACTCTGGCTAACCTGCGCAAGAAGCACAACGATGCCGTCGCTGAGATGGCCGAGCAGGTCGATCAGCTGAACAAACTGAAGACCAA GGCTGAACATGACCGCGCTAACATGTACAATGAGCTGAACAACACTCGTACTGCCTGCGATCAGCTGTCCCGCGAAAAG GCCGCCCAGGAGAAGATCGccaagcagctgcagcacacTCTGAACGAAGTACAAAGCAAGTTGGACGAAACCAACCGCACTCTGAACGATTTCGATGCCTCCAAGAAGAAGCTGTCGATCGAGAACTCCGATCTGCTGCGCCAGCTGGAGGACGCCGAGTCGCAGGTGTCGCAGCTGAGCAAGATCAAGATCTCGCTCACTCAGCAGCTCGAGGATACCAAGCGTCTTGCCGACGAGGAGGCTCGCGAGCGCGCCACCCTGCTGGGCAAGTTCCGCAACCTGGAGCACGACCTGGACAACCTGCGCGAGCAGGTTGAGGAGGAGGCTGAGGGCAAGGGAGACATCCAGCGCCAGCTCAGCAAGGCCAACGCTGAGGCTCAGCTGTGGCGCAGCAAGTACGAGTCGGAGGGCGTTGCCCGTGCCGAGGAGCTCGAGGAGGCCAAGCGTAAGCTGCAGGCCCGCCTTGCCGAGGCTGAGGAGACCATCGAGTCGCTGAACCAGAAGTGCATTGCACTGGAGAAGACCAAGCAGCGCCTGGCCACCGAGGTCGAGGATCTGCAGCTCGAGGTTGACCGTGCCTCGTCGATTGCCAACGCTGCtgagaagaagcagaaggcgTTCGACAAGATCATTGGAGAATGGAAGCTGAAGGTCGACGATCTGGCCGCCGAGCTGGATGCCTCGCAGAAGGAGTGCCGCAACTACTCGACCGAGCTGTTCCGTCTGAAGGGTGCCTACGAGGAGGGCCAGGAGCAGCTTGAAGCCGTCCGCCGTGAGAACAAGAACTTGGCCGATGAGGTCAAGGATCTGCTGGACCAGATCGGTGAGGGTGGCCGCAACATCCACGAGATCGAGAAGTCGCGCAAGCGCCTGGAGGCCGAGAAGGACGAGCTGCAGGCCGCCCTCGAGGAGGCTGAAGCCGCCCTGGAGCAGGAGGAGAACAAGGTTCTGCGTGCTCAGCTTGAACTGTCTCAGGTCCGTCAAGAAATTGACCGCCGCATCCAGGAGAAGGAAGAAGAGTTCGAGAACACTCGCAAGAACCACCAGCGCGCCCTGGACTCGATGCAGGCTTCCCTGGAGGCCGAAGCCAAGGGCAAGGCCGAGGCTCTGCGTATGAAGAAGAAGCTGGAAGCCGACATCAACGAGCTGGAGATTGCTCTGGATCACGCCAACAAG GCTAACGCTGAGGCCCAGAAGAACATCAAGcgctaccagcagcagctgaaggaCGTCCAGAGCGCCCTGGAGGAGGAACAGCGCGCCCGCGACGATGCCCGCGAGCAGCTGGGTATCTCGGAGCGCCGTGCCAACGCTCTCCAGAACGAACTGGAGGAGTCGCGCACCCTGTTGGAGCAGGCCGACCGTGGCCGTCGCCAGGCCGAGCAGGAGCTCAGCGATGCTCACGAGCAGCTGAACGAAGTGTCCGCCCAGAACGCTTCGATCGCCGCCGCCAAGAGGAAGCTCGAGTCTGAGCTGCAGACCCTGCACTCCGACCTGGATGAGCTGCTGAACGAGGCCAAGAACTCCGAGGAGAAGGCCAAGAAGGCTATGGTTGATGCCGCTCGTCTGGCTGATGAGCTGCGCGCCGAGCAGGACCATGCCCAGACCCAGGAGAAGCTGCGCAAGGCGCTTGAGCAGCAGATCAAGGAGCTGCAGGTCCGCCTGGATGAGGCCGAATCGAATGCCCTGAAGGGAGGCAAGAAGGCTATCCAGAAGCTGGAGCAGCGCGTCCGCGAGCTCGAGTCGGAGCTGGACAGCGAACAGAGACGACATGCCGATGCCCAGAAGAACCTGCGCAAGTCGGAGCGTCGCATCAAGGAGCTGACCTTCCAGTCGGAGGAAGACCGCAAGAACCACGAGCGCATGCAGGATCTGGTTGACAAGCTGCAGCAGAAGATCAAGACTTACAAGAGGCAGATTGAGGAAGCCGAGGAGATCGCCGCCCTCAACTTGGCCAAGTTCCGTAAGGCCCAGCAGGAGCTGGAGGAAGCCGAGGAGCGTGCCGACATTGCCGAACAAGCTGCCACCAAATTCCGCACCAAGGGAGGACGTGCCGGTTCCGTACAGCGTGGTGCTAGCCCAGCA CCCCAGAGACAGCCGTCTGCCATGCCTGCTCTTGCAGGACTGAACCTTCCCACATTCGACGATCACGGTTTCTAA